In a genomic window of Aggregatimonas sangjinii:
- a CDS encoding adenosine deaminase: MIYPMAPSELKKIIQGIPKAELHLHIEGSFKPELMFEIANRNNIPLAYDSIESLKNAYQFNNLQEFLDIYYTGAQVLIKEQDFYDLTWAYLTKVYGQNVVHVEVFFDPQTHTDRGIGFNVVINGIHRALEKAKAELGISYKLIMSYLRHLSEEAAFQTLEASLPFKHLIDGVGLDSSEVGNPPSKFAKVFKASADQGYKLVAHAGEEGPVSYIWEALDLLNVVRIDHGNRCLDDEALVQRLVAQKIPLTLCPLSNVALKVIDKMVEHPVAVMLDKGIVATIHSDDPAYFGGYMNENYYETARALDLNEVQLMQLAINAFEASWLSPEEKGKHISNVKKYFGVSNE; encoded by the coding sequence ATGATATATCCTATGGCACCATCCGAACTAAAAAAAATCATTCAAGGCATTCCCAAAGCGGAACTTCATCTGCATATCGAAGGAAGCTTTAAACCGGAACTCATGTTTGAAATTGCCAATAGGAACAACATACCTTTAGCCTATGATTCTATTGAATCCCTAAAGAATGCCTATCAATTCAATAATCTTCAAGAATTTTTAGACATCTATTATACCGGAGCACAAGTACTCATAAAGGAGCAAGATTTTTATGATTTGACTTGGGCCTATCTCACAAAAGTATACGGTCAAAATGTAGTGCATGTCGAGGTCTTTTTCGACCCACAAACTCATACCGATAGGGGCATCGGATTCAATGTGGTTATCAATGGTATTCATAGAGCTCTTGAGAAGGCCAAGGCAGAATTAGGTATTTCGTATAAACTCATCATGTCTTATTTACGGCATTTAAGCGAAGAAGCGGCATTTCAAACCCTTGAAGCCTCGCTACCATTTAAACACCTGATCGATGGTGTGGGTTTGGATTCCTCCGAGGTGGGAAATCCGCCTAGCAAGTTCGCAAAGGTGTTTAAAGCTTCCGCGGATCAGGGTTATAAATTGGTGGCTCATGCAGGTGAAGAAGGTCCGGTAAGTTATATCTGGGAGGCCCTCGACCTTTTGAATGTGGTAAGAATCGATCATGGAAATCGCTGTTTGGACGATGAAGCCCTAGTGCAAAGATTAGTGGCACAGAAGATACCGCTAACCTTATGTCCGTTAAGTAATGTAGCGCTCAAGGTCATTGATAAAATGGTAGAACATCCTGTTGCCGTGATGCTCGACAAGGGAATTGTTGCCACGATTCATTCGGACGACCCAGCTTACTTTGGAGGCTATATGAACGAAAATTATTATGAAACGGCCCGAGCCCTCGATTTAAATGAAGTCCAACTGATGCAATTGGCCATCAATGCTTTCGAGGCGAGTTGGTTATCTCCGGAGGAAAAAGGAAAACATATTTCCAATGTCAAAAAGTATTTTGGCGTTTCAAATGAGTAA